AATTACTAAAGCATGAATTAACTGTATTTCTGGATTACGAACCGTATGAACGCAAGGGAGTTCATTCAGGTAACTCTCGTAATGGGTTTTATGACCGTACTTTTAAGACGGAGTACGGTGAGCTACAACTTCGTATACCAAGGGATAGGAACGGAGAATTTCAACAACAAACAGTGGCTCCATATAAGCGTTCTAATGACACGCTGGAACAGTTTGTTATTCACCTTTATGAAAAGGGAATCACAACAGATGAAATCGCACATCTAATCGAACGAATGTACGGACATCATTACACCAAACAGACCGTATCTAACTTAACAAAATTGGTAGCAGAAGATGTACAAGCATTTCATGAACGTAAATTAGAAAACCGTTACGCATGCATTTACTTAGATGCTACTCAAATCCCTATCCGTCGTAACACGGTAGAGAAAGAGTCTGTATATATTGCAATTGGGATCACGGAAGACGGCATAAAAGAAGTATTAGACTTTACTATTGCACCAACAGAATCCGCACACGTATGGGAAGAATTGATGCAGGAACTATATCAGCGTGGTGTTGCAGACGTTCTGCTCTTCATCTCAGACGGTCTAACTGGCATGACAGATGCTATTCACCGTGTCTATCCTAAAGCAAAGCATCAGGTGTGCTGTGTCCATGTTGCCCGCAATATTGCTAAGAAGGTTCGTGTCAAAGACCGTGCAGAGATACTTAGTGACTTTAAAACGGTTTATCA
This genomic interval from Virgibacillus dokdonensis contains the following:
- a CDS encoding IS256 family transposase, whose translation is MNHLTTDLIEALAKKQDIEEVFRRHLEEAINQLLKHELTVFLDYEPYERKGVHSGNSRNGFYDRTFKTEYGELQLRIPRDRNGEFQQQTVAPYKRSNDTLEQFVIHLYEKGITTDEIAHLIERMYGHHYTKQTVSNLTKLVAEDVQAFHERKLENRYACIYLDATQIPIRRNTVEKESVYIAIGITEDGIKEVLDFTIAPTESAHVWEELMQELYQRGVADVLLFISDGLTGMTDAIHRVYPKAKHQVCCVHVARNIAKKVRVKDRAEILSDFKTVYHAIDKKEALQALEQFQSKWEKTYPRVIDAVVKNEQLLTFYEFPASIRRSIYSTNLIEAFNKEIKRYVKRKEQFPNKEALERFLVTRFLEYNHKFSMRCHRGFDQAKSELVALFESLENGT